In the genome of Marinomonas algicola, the window GGGATAGAACATGATTTTGTCGTTGAAAATACAACCTCTGTGGTCACGCAAAAGCAAGAACGCGTAAGCAGTTCTTTGATTAGGTCGTTATTGAAAGAAAGTGATATCGCTCAGGCAGAAATAGCATTGGGCCATCCTGTTGAATTGTCTGGGAGAATTGTTCGAGGTAAGCAGCTTGGACGAACATTAGGTTTCCCAACGGCCAATGTACATTTAAAATCAGCTAAACCGGCTCTGACTGGTGTATATGCTGTTTTACTTGTTCACAATGGGATTGAATACCCTTCTGTTGCGAACATTGGAACCCGTCCAACCGTCGATGGTGTGCAGACAATTTTGGAAGTGAACATCTTTGGTTTTACCGGTGACTTATACGGTGAGTATGTCAATGTGAGATTTTGTCAGTTTATACGTGATGAGCGTAAAATGGCTGGCTTAGAAGAGTTAGAAAAACAAATTCAGTTAGATAAAGAAAAAGCGCAACACTATTTTATTAATCAGTGAACGATGATCTTTGAGGATAAATCGAAAAACCATGAGTGATTATAAACCAACACTGAACTTGCCAGAAACGAGCTTCCCTATGAGAGGGGATCTGGCAAAACGTGAGCCTGTTATGCTAAAACATTGGCAGGATATAGATCTATACAACAAAATTCGTGAAGTGAGTAAAGGGCGTAAACCGTTTGTTTTACATGATGGTCCTCCATATGCGAATGGTGATATTCATATTGGTCACGCAGTAAATAAAATCCTCAAAGATATTATTGTGAAGTCAAAAACAGTAAGTGGTTTTGATGCACCTTACATCCCCGGTTGGGACTGCCACGGTTTGCCAATTGAGCATAAAGTAGAGCAGCTAATCGGCAAAGCTGGGACGAAAGTTTCTTACAAAGAGTTTCGCGCAAAATGTCGTGAGTATGCTCTGACTCAAATAGAAGGCCAAAAGAAAGATTTCATTCGTCTTGGTGTGTCTGGTGATTGGGAAAAACCTTATCTAACCATGAAT includes:
- the ribF gene encoding bifunctional riboflavin kinase/FAD synthetase is translated as MKLIRGIHNIRLHHQKCVLTIGNFDGVHRGHQAILSRVKFLASEYRVPSCIMIFEPQPREFFSSDNAPGRITQLRDKVRLLEGQGIDYVLVMPFNKNLQQLTAREFCRSILTDGLQVRHLVVGDDFRFGCDRQGDFNYLNQFGIEHDFVVENTTSVVTQKQERVSSSLIRSLLKESDIAQAEIALGHPVELSGRIVRGKQLGRTLGFPTANVHLKSAKPALTGVYAVLLVHNGIEYPSVANIGTRPTVDGVQTILEVNIFGFTGDLYGEYVNVRFCQFIRDERKMAGLEELEKQIQLDKEKAQHYFINQ